The region CTTCATAGGCAGAATAACAGCTATTGATGTATGCACAATGGATATGGCTTAAATTTGCTTGCCCAATCTCATTTTGAAGTGACTTTCCTTCTGAAGGAAAGGGAATGCCATTGATATCGCTGTGACCTGTGTAGTGAATAAGATCAGAAGAAAGAATTTCTTCCCAAAATTTTGAAATCTTACATTGCTCTTTGGGGATTCTTTTATATTGGAATCTGGTATCATCCTCGAATAGGAGGGACAGGGATTTTGCTTCTTGTTTGACCGACTCCTCTAAGTTTGGTAGCACTGGGTTTTCCAAACACAAAAACTTCTTTGGTTTTGCTTGGGAATGGCCAATCGCCTGTCCCCGTATCCCTCGGTAGAAAAAGGGGTATTCATAAAAGTAGGCTTTTTTTGTCTTTAGGATCTCAAAGGGTATAGAAAAAAACTCAGGGTCTGATTGCAGAAATATTGGTTCACGGAAGTTCTTTGACTTCCAGGGAGGAATTTTTTTACCAAATAATATTTGTTCTAAGGTGTCTGATTTTTTTTGCAATAAGTTAAACCATTCTTCGCGCTTAGGTTTTATAGATTGTGTTTTTTGGTAAAACCGTATCCATTCTTCATAGAAACTCCAGAGTGATAGCCCATCAATATAGTGGACTTCTTCAACCGGTGAGAAGAGAGAAAGATCATCCCAAATCAATTCTCCATCAAACGAGTTTGGTTCACCAGAACGGCTCGGTTTAGCAAGTACTCGTACAATCATGATTAAGAGAGGCGTTCCAGGATTTCTTGGCTTGATCTTAAAAAAGTTTCTATCTCTTCTTCCTTTGAAAAAATTCCCGTTGAAACACGAATACAACGCAATGCCTCTTCTTCACTATACTGCATCGCGAGGAGAGAACGGGATGCTTCTCTAGATCTGGATTTGCAGGAACTTCCTGTTGAGACTAGGATTTGTCTTTCTTCCAAACCCATGAGGAAGAAGTCGACCGCCTCTATGGGTAGGAGGATGAAACTGGTGTTGGGTACTCTCTTCTGGTCTTTGGAAATGATCTCCGCCCCCATAGATTCAAAAGTCTCTTCGATTTTCTTTTGAAATCCTCGGAGTATTTCATTTTTTGTCTGCAATTGGCTGAGTGTTCGTTCGCTTGCGAGTTTCATCCGCAAAATGGCAGGCCAATTTTCTGTGCCTGCTCTATGGTTATTCTCTTGGTTCCCGCCAGAAAAAATAGAAACATTCTCCGGTAAGCCTTTAAAACCAGTGAGGGCCGCACCCATTCCTGCTCCTATCTTATGCCCTGAAAAACTAAAGCCTGCCAGAGCATCGAAGGGAACTTCTATTTTTCCAAAGGCTTGCATCAGATCAGAATACCATTTTGTTTGGTAGACCTTTGTTAAATTTTGAAGAAAATCTGCATCTTGTACAACACCAGTTTCATTTCCAACAAGGCTTATGATAAGGGGTGCTTTTTTTTCCTCCAAAAGATTTTGGAGGTGTATATCGTCTAAAATTCCGTTACGATTTGTACGTATGATACGAAAGTCACCAAAGAAATGTTCTACGGCAGAAAAAACACTGGGGTGTTCAAACGGACTGACTATAGGTGAGGCACTTTTGCCCCATTCTTTTGCGATGGCTGACAGCAGTAGGTAGTTGGACTCTGTTCCCGTTGATGAAAAAACTAAATCTTTTTCGATAAAGCCAGTAATCTGAGAAAAATACTTGCGAGCTGATTCAATTTTGCCTTGGTTTTTTAGAGAAAATCGAGTCATTCCCGAAGGGTTATAAAACTCTTCCGTATATTCCTTTTCGACTGATTGGTAAATATCAGCAAATGGAGGGTGCGTGGCATTGTAATCCAAATAGATCAGATTATTTGGTATCGAGGAGTTCATCTGCTTCTTCGTATCTTTTTAGATTTCTAAGTACAGAAACTTTTGTTGCATTGTATAAATCTAAGATCCTGGGTTTTGCTCCGCCTACACTACGTTCGTCGACATTTCGAAGTTTGGGTTTTAAAGAATCTAAAATTTTTAAAGATTCTTTGTTTTCATTTAATTTGGAATGGCAGATGGCAATGTTTAATTTTGTTTCAAATTCATGTACGAGAAGGATATGTTCAGGCACATCATCTGCATCGCTTAATTTACTGATGTTTGATGCGGTGGTATATTCCTGTATCGCCTTTCGGTAGTAATCAGGATTTTCTTTGCCGATTTGGAAAAAAAGGTCAGCTCTGCGCTGGGTGAATTTTAAAAATTCTTTACCTTCGTTCCCGACAAGGAAGAGAATTCTTGCATACACGGCGTCCATCTCATATGGCGAAAATTGTTTCATTCCAGTGAGGAGGATTTGGCGGAGTAGGCTCTCTAAGTAAGCGTTTTGATCGACATCGGAAAACGATCCTGATTTGATAATGGATAGGATCATAGCCAGTTTTTGGAATTCAGATCCTTCTACGATCTTTGTAGGAATTTTTCCCTCTTTATCTAACCTCTCATAGATAATCTTTTCTGTTTCCAACATATGAGTTTTGTAAGCGAGGAGGATTTCGCTCGGTCGACAAACTGCCCAGGCAACCTTTTCAATTTTTTTCGGGACTTCTAGCTCCGGTCCAGAGAAGCGTAAGGCACGTTTGTAATAGTCCAGTGCTTCTAAAACTGCTTCTAGGTGTGAGTTCCAATACTCTTTCGGATGTGGACCAAGCGATACTTGTCCACTTGCTTCTCTCTCAGACTTCGGAAATAATTTTGAGTCCCAAGTTTGTGATTTTTCAAGCCATGTTGGCTCTAAAAAAATTTCACTTATGTGTTCGTGGGTCGTATAATAGAGGCAAGCTTTTTCCATCAAACCCAAGTCAAGTGGAAGGACTTGGCCACTCTGGCTCTCATCTCCTGAAAACAGATTGGAGATGGATTTGTACCAAGGATCGTTAGCCTTTGCCCGCCCTTCGATGATCTCATCCCCTTTTTGCATCAATTTGTGAGCGATTCTCGGATTTGGGTAGCCTGCAAAGCGGTTGTACCAGGCATTGATCGTTGCTAGGATAACGTCATTGTTTTGAAGAATGATCGGGAAAGTGATTGCCCAGACAATGAGAACAGCAACTATGTATTTTATATTTTCACGGAA is a window of Leptospira ryugenii DNA encoding:
- a CDS encoding cysteine desulfurase family protein, which gives rise to MNSSIPNNLIYLDYNATHPPFADIYQSVEKEYTEEFYNPSGMTRFSLKNQGKIESARKYFSQITGFIEKDLVFSSTGTESNYLLLSAIAKEWGKSASPIVSPFEHPSVFSAVEHFFGDFRIIRTNRNGILDDIHLQNLLEEKKAPLIISLVGNETGVVQDADFLQNLTKVYQTKWYSDLMQAFGKIEVPFDALAGFSFSGHKIGAGMGAALTGFKGLPENVSIFSGGNQENNHRAGTENWPAILRMKLASERTLSQLQTKNEILRGFQKKIEETFESMGAEIISKDQKRVPNTSFILLPIEAVDFFLMGLEERQILVSTGSSCKSRSREASRSLLAMQYSEEEALRCIRVSTGIFSKEEEIETFLRSSQEILERLS
- a CDS encoding CHAT domain-containing protein, giving the protein MIVRVLAKPSRSGEPNSFDGELIWDDLSLFSPVEEVHYIDGLSLWSFYEEWIRFYQKTQSIKPKREEWFNLLQKKSDTLEQILFGKKIPPWKSKNFREPIFLQSDPEFFSIPFEILKTKKAYFYEYPFFYRGIRGQAIGHSQAKPKKFLCLENPVLPNLEESVKQEAKSLSLLFEDDTRFQYKRIPKEQCKISKFWEEILSSDLIHYTGHSDINGIPFPSEGKSLQNEIGQANLSHIHCAYINSCYSAYEGAKQSGLASQFLKAGAKYVIGFLTPIETETAKEISLKFWREYLISQSISQAYRKTKDILVSDPYQNAHALLSLVFFAPETKSTNRKYVFGFLLGLLLLLGVYFLPKEKNELNEPKKEERPLLEEAKPKESQANLSLEKRISKVNLTKFRNALRSFLTDEHPIYSKKERIEIIEDILGSNMNEEMQFYQFKMTTGQE